In the Pelmatolapia mariae isolate MD_Pm_ZW linkage group LG10_11, Pm_UMD_F_2, whole genome shotgun sequence genome, TGACTGAACCACATTTTGATTAATGTTtgaattgattcatgtttgtaatgtgaaaaatgttttttggaagagagagagaaaaaagttttATCTGCTTAAAAGTGAAGAACCGAGACTTCAACAGCAACGGGATTAGGTTCAGATTTCTAACCTATGACAAAtgcaatagattaaaaaaacccacagtgACATTTGTAAAAGTCCTTGCAATTCCAAAAGTCGATGCAGTTCAAAAACTTCTTTTGAAAGGTCACACCTACTTCCATCTAAAAAAAAGCATTCAGCTTCCCATACTCTTTCACTCATGAAAGAGCGTGAGATTAAAACAAAACCCTGTTCTGCATATGTTATACACCCATACGCcaatttattaggtacacctattCAGTTTCTTGGTAACGCTAATATCtaaacagccaatcacatggcagcatatCAATGCATTTGCGGATTTAGAAATTGGTCAAGTTCACACCGTGCATCAGAAATGGGTGGAAGGAAACATGAGTTTAAATCATCTGTGTGAAACAGAAATATGCTTTTGTTCTGTAGCTATGAGACTGAATGTACACTTGCTGACCACTTAAATAAGGTACATctctttatttatctattttatgCATTTAGACATTTAGACATAGCAAaggtgacctgctgaagttcaaaccgagcatcTGAATGGCGAAGAAAGGTGAAATAAGGATtaaatgactttgaatgtgtcatGGTTGATGGTGCCAGACATGCTGAtgtgagtgtttcagaaactgctgatctactgggatttgccctgcacaaccatctctaggctTTCCGATGCTTTCAGAGAATGGttgggaaaaagaaaatgagttCCAGTGAGCTTTGttaaaaaatgccttgttgacaCCAGAGGTCACAGGAAAATGGAAAGACTAGTTCAAGCTGTTAAGAAGGTAACAGCAATTTAAATAACTATATTACAAAACAGGGTATGCAGAAGGGCACTGCTGAATGCACACGTTaaaccttaaagcagatgggctacagcagcagacagGTTCACTGCTGTGAGCCAAGAAtgggaaactgaggctacagttttATGTTGGCAAACTTTGAGTCTATTAGTACCAAGTGATAATTGTTCAAATACCTCAGCCTACCTGAGCGTAGCCACCCTCTGATGGACACTTCCAGCAAGATAACACATCTCATCACAAACATCAAATTATCTCACACTGGTTTCTTGAAAATGGCAACGCGGCCTCAATTTCATAGAGTACcactgggatgtggtggaatggaaAATTGACATTATGCTTGTACTGATGCTATTATgtcaatatgaaccaaaataTCAGGAGGGTTTCCAGGTCCTtggtgaatttatttatttttttttagttctgaaGACAAAAGGTTTATTTAGCAAGGTGTATATGTTTGAATTCAAACTGCGACACAAACCATAGACAACCACTCCAGTTTTAAAATTTAATCTcagaagtttatttattttttggtcagacAAACTGGTTCCCTTTCCTAGAACTTTACTTTTCCATTGCTTCTCCTTTTGCCAAATAACACTTCATACAATCTAAGCCTAGACACATGCTTTCTAGCATAGCATTTTATGATACAATATTTTGCTTAAAATACTTTGTATTTAATTGGCATTACAGTACATTCTCATTAAAACCACACTACTTTGTTTTGacaagaaataagataaatacaGTATCTGAAAGCAAAACTTGTACAAAATTTACATTGAGTGTAGTGAAGtaaaaaacataatttggaGCAAATTTACAATTTTTACTGAGAAAAGTATGGATAGTTAGAGTGCATCTCCAAAGTATATCTCAAGATAATTCAGCTGTGATAGTTCTCGTCTCACAATTGATTCAGAATACATTTCATAAAACACAAGTTTGGATAACATATTGATGTAAGCGGACAAATCAAGACAATCCGGGCAGCTTTTTGGTCTGATGTATTAAatttatgaaaaacaaaaatgatttcatTCCTGAAAATATGAGATCTGGTCACAGCCGCGGTCCATTAGTGTGACATGGGTCTGCATGGGTGTGAAAGTGAGCATAATGAAAACTGACAACTTATGTTAAGGCATGATGTAATTTTCCAGGGGACTTCAGTGCAATTTAGCTGGGACTTGACTGGAAGCCTGCTGAAACTcagtttttaaatcactgtggaaaaaaaaaaattataaaaaaaaaaataacgaaAGATTCTGTTACTACAAGTTGAccgacaccccccccccaccccccccaaaaaaaaaccccacaagggagggagaaaaatcGAGTTCTTGAATTTGAAAACCAAAAATACTGATGTTGAGGAAGAAAGGCTAAAGTTACGGCCAAAGAGGCAGCTCTTTAAAGAGGTAAGGAATTAACTGTGAGGCATGTGACCTTAGGTTCAGTTAAACATACACACCATGTCTTTATTTTCAATCCTATCagtcatcttcatcttcatcctcgTCCTCACTGTCAGATTTTTTCTTCTCGCTCTCCTTGggtggagcaggaggaggaggaaggtccAGACGAGCCCAGGACATCGCCTCGGACTTCTTCATGGCTACCTCGATCTTGGCCGCCATCATGTTCACCAAACTTTTACTCACGTCTATCACCTGCAAGACAAAAGACTCCGTTAACAAACAGGGTGCGAAAAAGCCACCTGCCAATCTTCCACGGTTATGTGCTAATACGCGGAACAAATGGAAACGTTTTCTTTCTTACTGAGGTGGTCGAGGTTGATTCTGTTAGAAAATTTAAATTTCatatctttttaatttttatttttccctgtTGGTTCCAATTACATTACAATTAAAGGAAATAAATGAGTTCAAACTGAATGAAATGTAGTGCAGActaataacataataataaataagacTTACTCCCCAAAGGCTGATTTTCTGCTCAAATTCTTTCTCTCCATCAAATATAATGTGGATGTTGAGCTgaaggagaaaagcaaaaatcaGCATTAGAtaataagaaggaaaaaaatccaaacccaAGATGTTTTGATATGAAGAGGAACGATCGGACAGACTCACCGTAGTGCTGTTGGCATCCACATAGCTTAGCTCTGGGACCGCATTCTTGGCATAGATAGAAATGATGACCTGCGTCCCAGTCTGGTGCCAGTCAAACCGACACGGGACCACCTTCTTACCCTGTAAAGAATTTTCATACAAGACAAATGTTCAAATTCAGCTCTTCAGCCTCCGCCAGCAGACACCACTAGATGGAGTCACAGGTGAATTTCCTTTATGCAGGCCTGCACACATAAATGATTACTTGCTGCCAAGCTGGCACACCTACCGCATCCTTTTTCCTCCATAGATGTGTTCCCTTTGTACAGCCCTCTTGAGAGAGGAAGGTATTAAAGTCTGAGGTTTTCCTTTTACAGCAGCTCCAGTATTTCATCCTGGAGATGCAGGAAAGATATAACACCTGCTGGATTTTTAGCAGTCAATAACTTGTCACTCAAGAGAAACGGTAAACAAGACTAACAGGAGAATCCTAATGGTGCCTTGATGTTTCTTTTACACTTTTCAGAGAGCAGATCTAATATTCCACATCAATGTAATAAAACGCACAGGTGGAAAGGAGTCGGGTGAATTTAACACTCTCTACATAATAATTTGAAAACGCGATCAGTAATACTAACCCTTCGTGAAAGATGGGAAATCCAGCATGGTATAAGCACACATCCGAATCACTTGCAGGTCCTTCAAAACTCTGAGGATAACAAGAACAGTTGAGCCgtcaacaaacacaaacactttttttgctttttttgtcagGCGAAAAAATGCAAATTAGGCAATTAGCTCTTCTTTAACCATCAAATGTCTTGAGTTAAAGTTTTAGAATTCCAACTTTGTTACTTCAACTCTTGTTGAGCCTGAAGGCGCCCAACAACAACTTCCTCAACTGTCCTGCTTATAAAAATCTAAAGCTCAGcgggggaaataattatttgatgccCCACTGAATTTGGAAGTTTGCTCactgaaaagaaataaacagcCTCCAATTTTTATAGTAGTTTCATatttaatggagagagacagaatatcaaccatAAATCcatggaaacaaacaaacaaacaaaaaaatcccacGTTACATAAAAGGTAGAAGTGATTAGAATGTAATTCTAATTAGAATGTAAGTATTTGATTCCCACCAAATACGGGCTCGTCTTAAATTTGACAGTGAACATTtaaatgattcagagaaggCCTGGGAGAAAGTGCTGTGGTCAGATAACCAAAGACCAACTCGATCGTGTTTTgaggaagagaaatgctgagTATTACTCAAAGAATGCCATGCCCACAGTCGAGCACAGAGGGGGAAACGCTATGCTTTTATCCCTGCTAGAGGTACAGGACGACTTCACTGAATTGAAGGGTCAATGGAAGAGGCATGTACTGTCAAATGTTGGACGAGAACTTCCTTCAATCAGCCAGAACACTGAAGATGAATATTCCAGAATTACAAAGACCCAAAATATACTGCTAAcacaacaaaggagtggctagCTGGTCTTTATACCCCAGTCCTATGGAAAATCTATGGAGAGAGCTGAAGCTTGGAGTTGCTTATTAGGAGCATAGAAAACAAAAGGACTGAGTTTCTGTAATaaggagtgagaaaaaaaaatcacttctgAGATatgtgcaaacctggtgaccaaATACAGGAAACATCTTACTGCTGTGCTTGCCAACAAGGGTTTTTCCACAAAGtattaattcatgttttttggGGAGATTAAATTCTTTTTTCACTCAATGACATTCAAAATTTTTTTGaacttttatgctttttttctgGAAGTGACAGTCTCTTAATTTCTTTGCAACTCAAAAAAAACTTAGCAGGGAGCAACTGATCATTTCCACTGACTGTATTCTGTAAATAATATTGTAATAGTCTATGTACCAATGTTTTAGAAAAATAGTTCCTGCTAAAAGTCCAAAAAAAGTACCAATCCAGGCTTCTACAAAGACCCAATCTTATGGATAAACTAAAAGCAAGAAACCCTTGAGAAAATGTGTTGTGGCTTTCAAGCAAACAAGTTAAAGTACAATTATGTAAATCACTACAATCCCACTCTAAGCTTCTACTACGCATGTCAATGACAATTTTACTCACAATTTCTGTTCTAATCTTAGAGTTTCTGCTCTGACAGACCCGATTAGCTTGAGCCCCCAAAAACTTAGCTTTATATCCATCTCAGAGAAAATGCAGAGACAGAGGAAAAAGATCCACTTCCCCTTTTTCAGAGAGCAGTTTTGCAATATTATTCATCACGAACAACTTGGAATTACACATATacttacaaagaaacaaatgtgGCTTCATACATTAAAGCTGCTGTTAGTACTTACTTTAGTACAGCCTCCGTTTTTACAGGACGTTCCAATTTTGATCTCGTCACTTTCTTCCtctataaagagaaaataattGAGCCCATGAAGAAAATTCTAAAACAGTACATTGACTCTTATGAAGTTTTGTCCTCTCCTCAATAGCTTTAACTCAAATTCTATTATCTGAATGACACAGATGATGGCAGCTTCCCAGCAGAAGTCCTACTGACACCATCACCTTTCTGTCTAAAATGTAAgaggtaaaacaaaaaatacaaaaaaaaaaaattcagctcttACCTTTTATCTCTTCAGCATTTTCAGTTAGTTTAAGTTTCTCCAGAGCCTGCTTCAGAGATGCAGAGACTTTATGCTGCAATCTCACCACTGGCTCATCAGGACTATAACAACAAATATATATCAGGAATTAAAATActataaggaaaaaaatatatctgtgcttctgtgtgcaGTAATCATTTGGAAGGGTAATTTTTGGTGCAAACCCAATCTAGGATCTATACTCTGCTTGAGAAGGGCTTTAATATTTCAGTATTAAGTGCTTGAGCCTGTCCACTTTCTTTTAACAGTGGGGGAAACCACccaggttaaaaaacaaaaccccaaacctTGGTAAGAACACTTCAGAGTATCCCGTTGATGCTTGGCATACGTTTGAAGATTTAAGTCCTAAAAATACCCCGTAAACAGAGCTTATTTTTCGTGACAATTCAGTTGCCTTGACTTTAGATTTAACCAAACAGTAATCCGTTCAGCCTTAAGTCCAAGTGcaacacagaacacacacacaaaaaaaaaaagacaaaacagaaacatgatgcCTCCAGAAATGGCTATCGCTCACATGAAagcattaaaaaacataaaaatatggCTAATGCCAACCTTGGTCTGCATATCGCCTCCTGAGGTTTCGGTGCAGAGATGATGTACTCATTAAACTTTGGCTTTTGGTCCTCTAACTCCTTCTTTTCTCCTGAAGATGTCACATCTGGTTTCACCGGCTCAGGGGGCTTCTCTTTGTTGTGGGGACCTTTTGTACAGCCCTGTGAGGAGAAGGTCACCGTGTTGGACTcgcacaaaataaaagctcaggCTGTTTTGGCCATGGCAAAGGTGCCAGTCAATAACTATGAAACAATAGACAACAGAGACAACACCATGGAGAATAGAGTAGAGAAAACGACTAAGGTTAAACAGAGAACTTACAACAATGCTGAGGAAGTCTGAGAAGTCAGTAGTTCTTCTCTTGCAGCAGGACCATCCCTGAAGGAAATAACAGAAACATTAGCTTTGATCAAATAACAGGAAGAGGACACAAGCTAGCTGTGCATTTTCGGGTGCTTTACCTTCAAGGCATCGTGGAATACTGGGACTCCTGGATGATAGGTGCAGCCAtctgtgaaaacaaaatgcatcTTTGATTAACTTTGGGGAGAAATCATGTAGTTGTGGGAACAATGACTGTTTACAAGTCTGCTCTAAATAGCCGCTGTGGAAAAGTGTACGTTTGTTTTGAAAAATGCTGACTGTAGTTGTAGAAAAGCAGCCTGAACGCTTTAGGGAGCTTTATGTAATGATGGGTAGTTTGCGGTCAAGTCTGGCCACTCAGAGTATTTATTAAAAGGTACTCAGAATGATTTAAAGACATAATACTAAAAATTTGAACTGACATTCTAATATGTGCGTATGTAAACTGTAggattaaaacaacaacaacatatatACCAATAACTACAAGTGTTTAACAGTTTACCGGAAAGACAGAATGGCATGAACATCCTTAGTGTTCAAAAAACAATTTATGTAGACTAATTTTTATTACTTGCGCAATCTACAGAGCACAAAGtacaatat is a window encoding:
- the chordc1b gene encoding cysteine and histidine-rich domain-containing protein 1, which codes for MSVLCYNKGCGQRFDPENNPADGCTYHPGVPVFHDALKGWSCCKRRTTDFSDFLSIVGCTKGPHNKEKPPEPVKPDVTSSGEKKELEDQKPKFNEYIISAPKPQEAICRPSPDEPVVRLQHKVSASLKQALEKLKLTENAEEIKEEESDEIKIGTSCKNGGCTKSFEGPASDSDVCLYHAGFPIFHEGMKYWSCCKRKTSDFNTFLSQEGCTKGTHLWRKKDAGKKVVPCRFDWHQTGTQVIISIYAKNAVPELSYVDANSTTLNIHIIFDGEKEFEQKISLWGVIDVSKSLVNMMAAKIEVAMKKSEAMSWARLDLPPPPAPPKESEKKKSDSEDEDEDEDD